The Anabrus simplex isolate iqAnaSimp1 chromosome 1, ASM4041472v1, whole genome shotgun sequence genome window below encodes:
- the LOC136871887 gene encoding alpha-crystallin B chain-like: MSLAPYIMNDFFGGWDVFRPRSLFDQNFGLGLFDEEVLFPQLNPMYLRPWRRMAPRDSGVSNIQYDKDGFRANIDVQQFKPEEIVVKTVGNSVLVEGKHEERPDEHGFISREFQRRYTLPEDVDPTTVTSKLTSDGILTIEAPRKALPQPEGERVVPITQVAAPAVTQVPKQSAKGEKAQTAK; this comes from the exons ATGTCTCTTGCTCCATACATCATGAATGACTTCTTTGGCGGCTGGGACGTTTTCCGCCCAAGATCGCTCTTCGATCAAAACTTTGGACTGGGCCTCTTCGACGAAGAAGTGCTGTTTCCACAACTTAACCCCATGTACTTGAGACCGTGGCGTCGAATGGCTCCCCGTGACAGTGGCGTGTCAAACATTCAGTACGATAAGGATGGATTCCGG GCAAACATTGATGTGCAGCAATTCAAACCCGAGGAAATTGTTGTCAAGACTGTAGGAAATTCTGTCCTGGTTGAAGGAAAGCACGAAGAGAGACCAGACGAGCACGGATTCATCTCTCGCGAATTCCAGAGACGGTACACATTGCCCGAGGATGTTGACCCTACTACAGTTACATCCAAACTCACTTCAGATGGGATCCTCACTATTGAAGCACCTCGCAAG GCTTTGCCTCAACCTGAAGGGGAGCGTGTTGTCCCGATCACCCAGGTGGCAGCCCCTGCTGTCACCCAAGTTCCAAAACAAAGTGCCAAGGGAGAAAAGGCACAAACTGCAAAGTAA